The stretch of DNA CCGTCTCACAGTCAAGCTCCCTTGTGCACTTACACTCAACACCTGATTGCCAACCAGGCCGAGGGAACCTTTGGGCGCCTCCGTTACCCTTTAGGAGGCAACCGCCCCAGTTAAACTACCCACCAGACACTGTCCCCGAACCGGATCACGGCCCAAGGTTAGATGCCCGAAACAGCCAGAGTGGTATTTCACCAACGCCTCCACCACCACTAGCGTGACAGCTTCACAGGCTCCCACCTATCCTACACAAACCATCCCAAACACCAATGTCAAGCTATAGTGAAGGTCCCGGGGTCTTTCCGTCCTGCTGCGCGAAACGAGCATCTTTACTCGTAGTGCAATTTCACCGGGCCCATGGTTGAGACAGCGGGGAAGTCGTTACGCCATTCGTGCAGGTCGGAACTTACCCGACAAGGAATTTCGCTACCTTAGGATGGTTATAGTTACCACCGCCGTTTACCGGCGCTTAGATTCCCAGCCTCGACACCCAAAGGCATCTAACCAGTCCTCTTAACGTTCCGGCACCGGGCAGGCGTCAGTCCGTATACAGCGTCTTACGACTTCGCACGGACCTGTGTTTTTAATAAACAGTCGCTTCCCCCTGGTATCTGCGACCCCACCCAGCTCCGAGGGCACAACCTCATCACCGGACAGGGCTCCCCTTCTCCCAAAGTTACGGGGACAATTTGCCGAGTTCCTTAACCATGGTTCACCCGAACGCCTCGGTATACTCTACCTGACCACCTGCGTCGGTTTCGGGTACTGGCCGCCCGCGAACTCGCTAGAGGCTTTTCTCGACAGCACGGGATCACTCACTTCACTGAAAACAGCTCGGCATCACGCCTCACCCACATAACAGGGCACGGATTTACCTACACCCCGGGCTACACGCTTACCCCCGGACAACCACCGCCGGGTAGAGCTACCCCACTGCGTCACCCCATCACTTACCTACTACCCCATCGGATCCCACGCCTCCACAAGCAACCACCCGAAGGCAGAAGCAAGTCTCGGTGGTGGTTAGCATCAAGAGATTCAGTACTGGACGCGCACGGACGGGTACGGGAATATCAACCCGTTATCCATCGACTACGCCTGTCGGCCTCGCCTTAGGTCCAGACTCACCCTGGGCGGATTAACCTGCCCCAGGAACCCTTAGTCAATCGGCGGCAACGTTTCTCACGTTGCTATCGCTACTCATGCCTGCATTCTCACTCGCACGCCCTCCACGACACGGTCACCCGGCCGCTTCACCGAACGCACGACGCTCCCCTACCAACCAGAACACAAAGTCCCGGCCCCACGGCTTCGGCGGTGCGCTTAAGCCCCGCTACATTATCGGCGCAGAATCACTTGACCAGTGAGCTATTACGCACTCTTTAAAGGATGGCTGCTTCTAAGCCAACCTCCTGGTTGTCTCAGCAACTCCACAACCTTTCCCACTTAGCACACGCTTAGGGGCCTTAGCCGATGATCTGGGTTGTTTCCCTCTCGACCACGAAGATTATCCCCCGCAGTCTCACTGCTGCGCTTCAACCTGACCGGCATTCGGAGTTTATCTGACGTCAGTAACCTTGTCGGGCCCATCAGCCAAACAGTAGCTCTACCTCCAGCAGGCAACACACAACGCTGCACCTAAATGCATTTCGGGGAGAACCAGCTATCACGGAGTTTGATTGGCCTTTCACCCCTACCCACAGCTCATCCCCCAGGTTTTCAACCCTGGTGGGTTCGGGCCTCCACGACCTCTTACAGCCGCTTCACCCTGGCCATGGGTAGATCACCCCGCTTCGGGTCTGCAGCATGCGACTCAACCGCCCTATTCAGACTCGCTTTCGCTACGGCTACCCCACCCGGGTTAACCTCGCCACACACCACAACTCGCAGGCTCATTCTTCAAAAGGCACGCCATCACCCAACAAAGAGGCTCTGACGGCTTGACAGCACACGGTTTCAGGAACTATTTCACGACCCCTCACCGGGGCACTTTTCACCTTTCCCTCACGGTACTAGTGCACTATCGGTCACCAGGACGTATTTTGGCTTAGCAGGTGGTCCTGCCAGATTCACACGGAATTTCACGGGCTCCGCGCTACTCGGGAGTGCACCCAATGAAGCATGCGTCGCCTTCGCCTACGGGACTCTCACCCACTACGGCGCCGCTTCCCAACGGCTTCGACTAACAACACACACCCCACACCAGGCCGGCAGACCCAGTACAGGCACATCCCACGACCCCACGAACGCAACGACTGCCGTCTATCACACGCCCGCGGTTTAGCCACATCCCCTTTCGCTCACCACTACTCAGGGAATCACTATTGTTTACTCTTCCTGCGGGTACTGAGATGTTTCACTTCCCCGCGTCACCACCAACCGCCCTATACATTCAGACGGCGGCAACCCGACACGACTCGGGCTAGGTTTCCCCATTCGGACACCCACGGATCAAAGCTCGGTTGACAGCTCCCCGCGGCCTATCGCGGCCTCCCACGTCCTTCATCGGCGCCTGGTGCCAAGGCATCCACCGTATGCCACAATCACTTGGCCACCACAGATACAAGATGCTCGCGCACACTATCCACGAATCAAAACACCAGCCACAAACCCACCTAAAACACAATCCACGGAAAGAAACCCGCAGACGGTCTTCGACCGGGGTGGCATCCGGAAACACCCACCCACACCCACCAGAAAAACCCCGGCAGGGGCGAGGGTTGCTCCCTCAGACACCCAACAGCGCGCCCCCAGGCTCTTCCAGAAACCCAGGGGAAAGTTCAATCCTCACGGCCATCCCGAAGTCTCAAAGCAAAGCTCCGAGCCCGGGTCCACTTTCGAGTCCGCCGGCCGATACAGGAAAAAGGCCGACTATCAAAGACTCCTTAGAAAGGAGGTGATCCAGCCGCACCTTCCGGTACGGCTACCTTGTTACGACTTCGTCCCAATCGCCAGCCCCACCTTCACCCACTCCCTCCCACAAGGGGTTGGGCCACAGGTTTCGGGTGTTGCCGACTTTCATGACGTGACGGGCGGTGTGTACAAGGCCCGGGAACGTATTCACCGCGGCATTGCTGATCCGCGATTACTAGCGACTCCACCTTCATGGGGTCGAGTTGCAGACCCCAATCCGAACTGAGACCGGCTTTTAGGGATTCGCTCCGCCTCACGGCATCGCACGCCCACTGTACCGGCCATTGTAGCATGTTTGCAGCCCAAGACATAAGGGGCATGATGACTTGACGTCATCCCCACCTTCCTCCGAGTTGACCCCGGCAGTCTCCCATGAGTCCCCACCATCACGTGCTGGCAACATGGAACAAGGGTTGCGCTCGTTGCGGGACTTAACCCAACATCTCACGACACGAGCTGACGACAGCCATGCACCACCTGTCACCGATCCCCGAAGGACCCCACATCTCTGCAGGATTACCGGTGATGTCAAACCTTGGTAAGGTTCTTCGCGTTGCGTCGAATTAAGCAACATGCTCCGCCGCTTGTGCGGGCCCCCGTCAATTCCTTTGAGTTTTAGCCTTGCGGCCGTACTCCCCAGGCGGGGCGCTTAATGCGTTAGCTGCGGCACGGGAACCGTGGAAAGCCCCCACACCTAGCGCCCAACGTTTACGGCGTGGACTACCAGGGTATCTAATCCTGTTCGCTCCCCACGCTTTCGCTCCTCAGCGTCAGGTAAGGCCCAGAGACCCGCCTTCGCCACCGGTGTTCCTCCTGATATCTGCGCATTTCACCGCTACACCAGGAATTCCAGTCTCCCCTACCTACCTCTAGCATGCCCGTATCCACTGCAAAACCGGAGTTAAGCCCCGGCCTTTCACAGCAGACGCGACACGCCGCCTACGAGCTCTTTACGCCCAATAATTCCGGACAACGCTCGGACCCTACGTATTACCGCGGCTGCTGGCACGTAGTTAGCCGGTCCTTATTCCCCACCTACCGTCAACCCCGAGAAAACCCGGGGCCTGCGTGAGTGGTAAAAGAGGTTTACAACCCGAAGGCCGTCATCCCCCACGCGGCGTCGCTGCGTCAGGCTTCCGCCCATTGCGCAAGATTCCCCACTGCTGCCTCCCGCAGGAGTCTGGGCCGTGTCTCAGTCCCAGTGTGGCCGGTCGCCCTCTCAGGCCGGCTACCCGTAATCGCCTTGGTAGGCCGTTACCCCACCAACAAGCTGATAGGCCGCGAGCCCATCCCCGACCGAAAAAACTTTCCACCCGCCGCCATGAGGCGGAGGGTCGTATCCGGTATTAGACGGCGTTTCCACCGCTTATCCCGGAGTCAGGGGCAGGTTGCTCACGTGTTACTCACCCGTTCGCCGCTCGTGTACCCCCGAAGGGGCCTTACCGCTCGACTTGCATGTGTTAAGCACGCCGCCAGCGTTCGTCCTGAGCCAGGATCAAACTCTCCATCAAGGTCCAACACACCCACGCGGGCAGAGCCCGGGGGTGAAACCTGGAAGAGAAACCCTGACCGAATCCGGGTGGCGGAAAAGACCACCCGACCTTCAATCAAAGGAACCCTACGGACCTACCGGCCGTGTGGCCGTGATCCGACGGGGCCAAAACAAACATGGCACATAAAGTATTGAACACGCGCTGTTGAGTTCTCAAGAAACAACCGCTCATCTGGTACAAGCTCCCGGCCAGGTTCCTGGCCGACTGCTCTTCCGCGAGAGGCGGCGCTTTCCGCTTTGTTTCTCCTAAGTTACCACGCTTTTCTCGGGGGCGCTCTTTCAGCAGCGCTTCCAGAAAAAACCGCGATAAGTCGCCCTCGCTTGATTCCGGGCGGCCGGAGAACCGCTGGAACAGACTAACAGTACGGAGACAGTGCTCCGACCGTTCGGTCTTGGATGGGACGCGGTCCGGTTCCGGCCCCGAGGGGCCGCCGTCCCGCAGCGACTCGATAACTATAGGTTCCGCGCCGAAGGTCGTCAAACCGCCCTCCGGAGAGTCTCCCCGGGGGAGGGGCCTCGGCTCGCGAGCCGGGTCCTCAGGTTCCCCGGAGTGGGGCGGGGGCACCGGATCTCGCGGTAGGTCGTATGTGGTTGCAGGGGCTTATCTCCCCGGTGGCCCCCGGGGCTAAACGCCCCTCCGACCGCTTTTTCCCGGGTTCGTCCGCACGGCTCCCGGGTGCTCCCGGATCGCGGCGGCGGACGGCGGCGGCCCCGGCGCCGGCGGGGGTTCCGCGGGCACCGGGGCCGCTGTCGGCTCCGGCCTCCTGTGGCCTGGGCGGCTCAGCCGGCGACGATGACGCCGCCGACGTTGCGCTTGCCGCGGCGCACCACCAGGAAGCGGCCGTGCAGCAGGTCGGCCCCGGTCGCCTTCGCCTCCAGGTCGGTGACCTTGGTGTTGTTGAGGTAGGCGCCGCCGTCCTGGACCGCGCGCCGCGCGGCCGACTTGCTCGGCACCAGTCCGGTCTCGGCCAGCAGGTCGACCACCGGGACCCCGTCCCCCAGGCCGGGCAGCTCGGCCCGGGGCACCTCGGCGAGCGCCGCGTCCAGCGTGGCGGCGTCCAGGGCGTCCAGGTCGGCCTGGCCGAACAGGGCGCGGCTGGCGTCGATGACCTTGCGGCACTCCTCCTCGCCGTGGACCAGGGTGGTGAGCTCCTCGGCCAGGGCGCGCTGGGCTGCGCGCGCGGCGGGGCGCTCCTCGGTCAGCCGGGCCAGTTCGTCGATCTCCTCGCGGGTGCGGAAGCTGAACACCTTGAGGTAGCGGACGACGTCGCGGTCGTCGGTGTTGAACCAGAACTGGTAGAAGGCGTACGGCGTGGTGAGCTCCGGGTCCAGCCAGACCGAGCCGCCCTCGGTCTTGCCGAACTTGGTGCCGTCGCTCTTGGTCAGCAGGTTGGTGGTGAGCGCGTGCGCGGGGCCGTGCGGGGCGTTGCCGTCCATCCGCCGGATGAGCTCCAGCCCCGCGGTGATGTTGCCCCACTGGTCGCTGCCGCCGGTCTGCAGGGTGCAGCCGTGGTCCCGGTAGAGCCGGACGTAGTCGTAGGACTGCAGCAGCACGTAGCTGAACTCGGTGTAGCTCATGCCCTCGCCGTCGAGGCGGCTGCGCACCGTCTCGCGCTGGAGCATCTGGTTCAGGCTGAAGTGCTTGCCCACGTCGCGGAACATCTCGATGGCCGACATCGAGCGGAGCCAGTCGGCGTTGTTCGCCAGGATCGCGTCGGTGGGCGCCGGCGCCTCCCCTTCCGGGGTGAAGCGGAGGAAGGCGGAGAGCTGCCCGCCGAGCCGGCCGACCCACTCCGCGACGGTGTCCTCGGAGTTGAGGCTCCGCTCGGCACTGGGCTTGGGGTCGCCGATGAGGCCGGTGCCGCCGCCCACCAGGGCGATGGGGCGGTGCCCCGCCCGCTGGAACCGGGCCAGCGTCAGGATCTGGGTGAGGTGCCCGACGTGCAGGCTTCCCGCGGTGGGGTCGAAGCCGCAATAGAGGGTGACCGGGCCATCGGCGAGCGCCTTGCGAAGTTCGTCAAGGTCGGTGGTCTGCGCGAGGATGCCGCGCCATTCGAGTTCGTCGATGATGTCGGTCACTGTGTTCTTCCGTCGTGTCTCGTCGGCCGGCGGCCGGACCGGCCGCCGGATCACACCTGTGCCCGTCTACGCTATCCGCTGTTCAGGAGAGCTCTGCAACCGGTTTCCCCGCGCTCGGAGGGCGGCGCCGCCGGCGCCGGACCCGTGCCTCGGTTTTCGGCGGGGATGAGGGCCCGTTTTTCGGACTCCGCTAATCGGCCTGATCGGACGGATTCGTCTGTCCCGTAAGGATTCTCGCGATCGGCTCGGTGGGCCGAGCGGTGCGCCGTAACTCCGCGCCGCTCCCCGCCCCGAAGCACCGGTATTCCGCTTTTCCCGGACATGACCAGGGCGATCACCCGACGGCGCGGAGTGTCCGCCTCGCTCCGGGCGGCCGGTCCGCGGCCGCCGTTCCCGCACCGCGGAAACCCCTGTGACCGGCGTCACAGCTCACAGTGCGCTCGTACGGTCCGTAGTCGGTGATCATGGTCCGTGGCTCCCGGGCGATCACCGTCCGAAAGACCCCCGGGGCCGCCCGTGTCCGGCTCCGGTTCCCCCTATCGCTGCCGGCCCGCGGCGGTCCCGGGCCTGTCCGTCCTGTTCATTCCGGGTGGAGGAGAAGAACGGGGCGGCGGCCGGCCCGCTCCCGGGGGTGCTCCGGGGCCCGGCCGCTCCGGTCCGCGGCACGGCCGGTACCGGCTCCGCCGGGCCGGTTCTCCGTGACTCCCGGCCTGACTCTGCGCATTCACCGGACGGCCGCCAGGAACCCGGAGAGCAGTTCGGTGGCCTCCTCCGGCCGCTCCAGTGGGGAAGGTGGCCGGTCTCCGCGAGCTCCACGTACCGGGCGCCGGGGATCCGCCCGGCGAGCAGCTCGGAGACCTCCCTGATCCCCGGTACGTCGGCGGCGCCCGAGACGACCAGGGTCGGGGCCGCGACCTCCGCCAGGCGCCCCTCGGCCGGGAGGTCGGGCCACTCCTGCCGCTCGGCCGCGCCCCGGCGGCGGAACACGTCGCGGCATACCTCCAGGGCCCGCCCCGGCCGCGCCAGTCGT from Nocardiopsis composta encodes:
- the tyrS gene encoding tyrosine--tRNA ligase, yielding MTDIIDELEWRGILAQTTDLDELRKALADGPVTLYCGFDPTAGSLHVGHLTQILTLARFQRAGHRPIALVGGGTGLIGDPKPSAERSLNSEDTVAEWVGRLGGQLSAFLRFTPEGEAPAPTDAILANNADWLRSMSAIEMFRDVGKHFSLNQMLQRETVRSRLDGEGMSYTEFSYVLLQSYDYVRLYRDHGCTLQTGGSDQWGNITAGLELIRRMDGNAPHGPAHALTTNLLTKSDGTKFGKTEGGSVWLDPELTTPYAFYQFWFNTDDRDVVRYLKVFSFRTREEIDELARLTEERPAARAAQRALAEELTTLVHGEEECRKVIDASRALFGQADLDALDAATLDAALAEVPRAELPGLGDGVPVVDLLAETGLVPSKSAARRAVQDGGAYLNNTKVTDLEAKATGADLLHGRFLVVRRGKRNVGGVIVAG